The following is a genomic window from Amycolatopsis australiensis.
TCGAGCCCTGCTTCTGGATCTGCTCGCCGACGGTCGGCTCGGCCGCGCCGGTGATCGGCTGGCCGGTGTTGATCTCGCCGGGGCCGGTGCCGTTCGGGCGGGTCAGCAGGCCGGAGTCGGCGCCGGGGCAGTCGCTCTCGACGACCTGCGCGCCGGAGACGTCGCCGCCGGACCAGGTGCCGCCGAGGTTGGTGCAGTGGCCCGCGGTGAGCAGGAACGGCTCGCCGCCGCGCGTCACGTTGAAGCCGAGCGAGCAGCGGCCCTGGTTGTTCTGGATCGCGTCGCCGTCGGCGATGTGCAGTTCCAGCTTGCCGGTGCGGTGCTCGACGCGGACGCTGTCGCCGTACTTCGCGGCGGCGGCGGCGACCTTGTCCGCGGTCTCCTTGCTCGCCGCGTCGTAGATCTTGACGACGACCTGGTTGGTCTTGGTGTCGATGCCCCACGCCGTCTGCGGGACGTTCTTCACCGCGTCGAGCTGGTTCTTGACGCCGGTGAGCGCGGCGAAGGTGTGCTTGACCTTCTTCGCGGTCAGGCCCGCGGCCCGCACCTTCTGCAGCGCCGCGTCGTCGACGACGTTCACGACGGCCTTGCCGTTTTCGAGGTGGACGCCACCGGAAGCGGCACCGAGCGATTGGGCGACCTGGGTCGCGCCGGCGATGGCGCGGGCCTGCATCTCGGCGAAGGCCAGCGGGGACGCGGTGGCCGCCGACGAGCACACGCCCGC
Proteins encoded in this region:
- a CDS encoding S1 family peptidase, whose translation is MTPRKTALRTLAVLSAAALTAGVCSSAATASPLAFAEMQARAIAGATQVAQSLGAASGGVHLENGKAVVNVVDDAALQKVRAAGLTAKKVKHTFAALTGVKNQLDAVKNVPQTAWGIDTKTNQVVVKIYDAASKETADKVAAAAAKYGDSVRVEHRTGKLELHIADGDAIQNNQGRCSLGFNVTRGGEPFLLTAGHCTNLGGTWSGGDVSGAQVVESDCPGADSGLLTRPNGTGPGEINTGQPITGAAEPTVGEQIQKQGSTTGGGSGEVTSVDESVNFDVGVLNHEFGTTAHTDHGDSGGPAYDGEKGLGTLSGGDTVTSYFYPLTLELQAYGLQLA